One region of Dehalococcoidia bacterium genomic DNA includes:
- a CDS encoding histidine phosphatase family protein, which translates to MGKLLIVNTGPVRELSEDAVARAVAERLSEYKVAAVYYCPLPGVEDLARHIAGHFGLQIEPLPGLGEAQQVCWKQLIQKEGEAADCSAAGAPPGASSMLYPDAGIDRLREASAVALDDIALKHKKETAVVVSQRALSQIMILHLLHLHSKHYGQIDQQPGSVNLFEFRFGVPSALYINDTCHLNKLI; encoded by the coding sequence TTGGGCAAGCTACTGATCGTCAACACGGGTCCGGTAAGGGAGCTTTCGGAGGACGCTGTGGCTCGGGCCGTGGCGGAGCGGCTGTCCGAGTATAAAGTGGCAGCCGTGTATTACTGTCCGCTGCCCGGCGTCGAGGATCTGGCACGGCATATAGCTGGACACTTCGGCCTGCAAATTGAGCCCCTGCCGGGGCTGGGCGAGGCGCAGCAGGTATGTTGGAAGCAGCTCATTCAGAAAGAGGGAGAGGCGGCCGATTGTTCGGCCGCGGGCGCGCCTCCCGGCGCAAGTAGCATGCTGTATCCCGACGCCGGCATAGACAGGCTGAGGGAGGCCTCCGCCGTTGCGCTGGACGATATCGCCTTGAAGCATAAGAAAGAAACCGCAGTGGTCGTTTCGCAGCGGGCATTGTCCCAGATCATGATACTGCACCTGCTGCATCTGCACAGCAAGCACTACGGCCAGATCGATCAGCAGCCGGGGTCGGTGAACCTGTTCGAGTTCCGCTTCGGCGTCCCCTCCGCCCTTTACATAAATGACACCTGCCACCTGAATAAGTTAATATAG
- a CDS encoding acetyl-CoA C-acetyltransferase: MSEVVIVSAVRTAIGGFGGGLKEQTAAKLGSIVIKDVLKRAGLRPKSGSKQLGYGPAALAGDGQSELEKKYYDWPDNLKEVQVDEVVMGNVLQAAQGQNPGRQAMIYAGLPKETPAFTVNKICGSGLKAVIVGAQSIMLDDADVVVAGGMESMSNAPYAMTRARWGYRMDLTGKGEVLDLMVYDGLYELYYGYHMGVTAENIASKYGFTREDQDKLGLMSHQRAMAAIKDGTFKQEIVPVVTPQRKGDPVVFDTDERPMETSMEKMGKLAPAFKKDGTVTAGNASGINDGAAALLLMSAKKAKEMGLEPIVKIKAFASGGVDPAYMGLGVVPAVKKALEKAKLTVKDLDVVELNEAFASQAMGCVRELGFDLDKTNVHGSGISLGHPIGATGGRVLVTLANEMKRRNLKHGLATMCIGGGMGIAMVVER; this comes from the coding sequence ATGTCTGAAGTTGTCATAGTGAGCGCGGTCAGGACGGCCATCGGCGGGTTCGGCGGAGGCCTCAAAGAGCAGACCGCGGCCAAATTAGGCTCGATAGTGATAAAGGACGTCCTCAAGCGGGCCGGCCTCAGGCCGAAGTCAGGGTCCAAACAGCTGGGCTACGGCCCGGCGGCGCTGGCCGGCGATGGGCAGAGCGAGCTTGAGAAGAAATATTACGATTGGCCGGATAACCTCAAAGAGGTGCAGGTGGATGAGGTGGTGATGGGCAACGTGCTGCAGGCCGCGCAGGGACAGAATCCCGGCAGGCAGGCCATGATCTACGCCGGGCTGCCCAAGGAGACGCCCGCCTTCACTGTCAACAAGATCTGCGGCTCCGGTCTCAAGGCCGTAATCGTGGGCGCGCAGTCCATTATGCTGGACGACGCCGACGTGGTCGTGGCCGGCGGCATGGAGAGCATGAGCAACGCCCCTTACGCCATGACGCGCGCGCGCTGGGGCTATCGTATGGATTTGACCGGCAAGGGCGAGGTGCTGGACCTGATGGTCTACGACGGCCTGTACGAGCTTTACTACGGCTACCACATGGGCGTGACGGCCGAGAACATCGCCTCCAAATACGGCTTTACCCGGGAGGACCAGGACAAGCTGGGGCTGATGAGCCACCAGCGCGCCATGGCCGCCATCAAGGACGGCACCTTCAAGCAGGAGATCGTGCCGGTGGTGACGCCGCAGAGGAAGGGCGATCCCGTGGTCTTCGATACGGACGAGAGGCCGATGGAGACCAGCATGGAGAAAATGGGCAAGCTGGCCCCGGCCTTCAAGAAGGACGGCACCGTGACGGCCGGCAACGCCTCAGGCATCAACGACGGCGCGGCGGCCCTGCTGCTGATGTCGGCCAAGAAAGCTAAAGAGATGGGCCTGGAGCCCATCGTGAAGATAAAAGCCTTCGCCTCCGGCGGCGTGGACCCGGCCTATATGGGTCTGGGTGTGGTGCCGGCCGTGAAGAAGGCGCTGGAGAAGGCCAAACTGACGGTCAAGGATTTGGACGTGGTCGAACTGAACGAGGCCTTCGCCTCGCAGGCGATGGGCTGCGTCAGGGAGCTGGGATTCGACCTGGACAAGACCAACGTGCACGGCAGCGGCATCTCGCTGGGGCATCCCATCGGCGCCACTGGCGGGCGCGTGCTGGTCACGCTGGCGAACGAGATGAAGAGGCGCAACCTCAAGCACGGCCTGGCCACCATGTGCATCGGCGGCGGCATGGGCATCGCCATGGTCGTTGAAAGATAG
- the surE gene encoding 5'/3'-nucleotidase SurE, translating to MKILVTNDDGVNADGLWTLVDWLKDAGEVTVVAPDREQSGVGTSITFHHPIRITRVHEKIHGIETHAVEGTPADCVIMAIKVVMKDGIDLVVSGVNQGPNCGYDVFLSGTVGAALQGFFYSIPSVAVSVNGFEQPKFETGARVARAVADYVKEKGIKGKMLLNVNVPDLELREIPGMDVTKLGEKKYSAGIETGYDGRHEYYWIQHRAVDMEDVSGTDLWALKHRRISITPLRFNRSEYSTEFVHEMVPALCRRLLGKK from the coding sequence GTGAAGATACTTGTCACCAACGACGATGGGGTCAACGCCGACGGCCTGTGGACGCTGGTCGACTGGCTGAAGGACGCGGGCGAGGTGACGGTGGTGGCGCCCGATCGCGAGCAGAGCGGCGTGGGCACCTCCATCACCTTTCACCATCCCATACGCATCACGCGCGTGCACGAGAAAATACACGGCATCGAGACGCACGCGGTGGAGGGCACGCCGGCCGACTGCGTCATCATGGCCATCAAGGTGGTCATGAAGGACGGCATCGACCTGGTGGTGTCCGGCGTCAACCAGGGCCCGAACTGCGGCTACGACGTGTTCCTGTCGGGCACGGTGGGCGCCGCGCTGCAGGGCTTCTTCTACTCGATACCCTCGGTCGCCGTCTCCGTGAACGGCTTCGAGCAGCCTAAATTCGAGACCGGGGCGCGCGTAGCCCGTGCCGTAGCGGACTATGTCAAAGAGAAGGGCATCAAGGGCAAGATGCTGCTCAACGTGAACGTGCCCGACCTGGAATTACGCGAGATACCCGGCATGGACGTGACCAAGCTGGGCGAGAAGAAATACTCGGCCGGCATCGAGACGGGCTACGACGGGCGACACGAGTATTACTGGATACAGCACCGGGCGGTGGACATGGAGGACGTCAGCGGCACGGACCTGTGGGCGCTCAAGCACCGCCGCATATCGATCACGCCGCTGCGTTTCAACCGCAGCGAATACAGCACGGAATTCGTACACGAGATGGTGCCGGCGCTGTGCCGTCGCCTGCTGGGTAAAAAATAG
- a CDS encoding CoB--CoM heterodisulfide reductase iron-sulfur subunit A family protein, whose translation MEPKIGVYICHCGSNIAGIVDVEKVAEFAKTLPAVVVARDYKFMCSDPGQDLIKKDIKELGVNRVVVASCSPQMHEPTFRRAVQEGGLNPYYFEMANIREHCSWVTESPKEATEKAKALVSAAVRRVFYHQPLESKEVPVHPATMVVGGGIAGIQAALEIANSGHKVYLVEREPSIGGHMMQLDKTFPTLDCSACILTPKMSMVGAHPDIELLTYSEVDYVSGYVGNFRVKIRKKARYVDDAKCNGCGTCMAKCPVKVDSEFDERLSKRKAIYTPFAQAVPNVTVIDREHCTYFLKGKCRACEKFCERNAVDFQQEDQILDIEVGNIILTTGYQLFDPTPLKEYGYGRLDNVITSLEFERMVNSAGPTTGHILLKNGQEPKSIALIHCVGSRDEKYHTYCSRVCCMYAMKFAHLLKEHVHGAEVYEFYIDIRSFGKGYEEFYNRVQHEGTVFFRGRPGEVTDVALTPEEKGKLIVQFEDTLVGKQRRLPVEMVVLCSGLEAHKDALDVAHTFNISIGKDHFFTEKHPKLDPVATMTDGIFIAGCCQGPKDIPDTVAQASAAAARVLALIDKGKVEIEADTAFIDESKCSGCRVCNLLCPYSAITFIEKDKVSRVNEALCKGCGTCVAGCPSGAITHRHFTDQQINAELEGILA comes from the coding sequence ATGGAGCCAAAGATAGGTGTCTATATATGCCATTGCGGCAGCAACATCGCCGGGATTGTGGACGTTGAGAAGGTGGCGGAGTTCGCCAAAACCCTTCCCGCCGTCGTCGTCGCGCGCGATTACAAGTTCATGTGCTCCGATCCCGGACAGGACCTGATCAAGAAGGATATCAAGGAGCTGGGCGTCAACCGGGTGGTGGTCGCCTCCTGCTCACCCCAGATGCACGAGCCCACCTTCCGGCGCGCGGTGCAGGAAGGGGGTCTCAACCCCTACTACTTCGAGATGGCCAACATACGCGAGCACTGCTCCTGGGTGACTGAGTCGCCCAAAGAGGCCACCGAGAAGGCCAAGGCGCTGGTCAGCGCGGCCGTAAGGCGCGTGTTCTACCACCAGCCGCTGGAGAGCAAGGAGGTGCCGGTCCACCCCGCCACCATGGTGGTGGGCGGCGGCATCGCCGGCATTCAGGCGGCGCTGGAGATCGCCAACTCCGGCCACAAGGTCTACCTGGTGGAGCGCGAGCCCAGCATCGGCGGACATATGATGCAGCTCGACAAGACCTTCCCCACGCTGGACTGCTCGGCCTGCATACTCACACCCAAAATGAGCATGGTGGGCGCACACCCCGACATCGAGCTGCTCACCTACAGCGAGGTGGATTACGTCTCGGGCTACGTGGGCAACTTCCGCGTCAAGATACGCAAGAAGGCGCGCTACGTGGACGATGCGAAATGCAACGGCTGCGGCACCTGCATGGCCAAGTGCCCGGTCAAGGTGGACAGCGAGTTCGACGAGCGGCTGTCCAAACGCAAGGCCATCTACACGCCCTTCGCCCAGGCCGTGCCCAACGTGACCGTGATCGACCGCGAGCATTGCACCTACTTCCTCAAGGGCAAATGCCGCGCCTGCGAGAAATTCTGCGAGAGGAACGCCGTCGATTTCCAGCAGGAAGACCAGATTCTGGATATCGAGGTCGGCAACATCATACTCACCACCGGGTATCAGCTGTTCGACCCCACTCCGCTCAAAGAATACGGATACGGCAGGCTGGACAACGTCATCACCAGCCTGGAGTTCGAGCGGATGGTCAACTCGGCCGGACCCACCACGGGACACATACTTCTCAAAAACGGGCAGGAGCCCAAAAGCATCGCGCTGATACACTGCGTGGGCAGCCGCGACGAGAAATACCACACCTACTGCTCGCGCGTCTGCTGCATGTACGCCATGAAGTTCGCCCACCTGCTCAAGGAGCACGTGCACGGCGCGGAGGTCTACGAGTTTTATATCGATATCCGCAGCTTCGGCAAGGGATATGAGGAGTTCTATAACCGCGTCCAGCACGAAGGCACGGTGTTCTTCCGCGGACGTCCCGGCGAGGTCACGGACGTGGCGCTGACGCCCGAGGAGAAGGGCAAGTTGATCGTGCAGTTCGAGGATACGCTGGTGGGCAAACAGCGCCGCCTCCCCGTGGAGATGGTGGTGCTGTGCAGCGGGCTCGAGGCGCACAAGGACGCCCTGGACGTGGCGCACACCTTCAATATCTCCATCGGCAAGGACCACTTCTTCACCGAGAAGCACCCCAAGCTGGACCCGGTGGCCACCATGACCGACGGCATCTTCATCGCCGGCTGCTGCCAGGGCCCCAAGGACATTCCCGACACCGTGGCGCAGGCTTCGGCCGCGGCGGCCAGGGTGCTGGCGCTGATCGACAAGGGCAAGGTGGAGATCGAGGCCGACACCGCCTTCATCGACGAGTCCAAATGCTCGGGCTGCCGGGTGTGTAACCTGCTCTGCCCCTACAGCGCCATCACGTTCATCGAGAAGGACAAGGTCTCGCGCGTCAACGAGGCGCTGTGCAAGGGCTGCGGCACCTGCGTGGCGGGCTGCCCCAGCGGCGCCATCACGCACAGGCACTTCACCGACCAGCAGATCAACGCCGAGCTGGAAGGCATTTTAGCATAG
- a CDS encoding 4Fe-4S dicluster domain-containing protein, with product METKLKPDFLNEVASIPACDKINECIQCGVCSGSCTTAEHWEYPPRKIIAMIRAGMKDEVLNSSSIWYCVSCYLCTARCPRDIKPANIMHALEAIALKENYKPPTKTTTMYRSFARSIEQNGRIYEFGFMLEYFLKTNPFAALKMLPMAFSLLTHKRMPLLPKAVEGRRELNRMFQNISTGGYR from the coding sequence ATGGAAACGAAGCTGAAACCGGATTTCCTCAACGAAGTCGCCTCCATACCGGCCTGCGATAAGATCAACGAGTGCATACAGTGCGGCGTGTGCAGCGGCTCCTGCACCACCGCGGAGCACTGGGAATACCCTCCGCGCAAGATCATCGCCATGATACGCGCAGGCATGAAGGACGAGGTGCTCAACAGCAGCTCCATCTGGTACTGCGTGTCCTGTTACCTCTGCACGGCCCGCTGCCCGCGCGATATCAAGCCGGCCAATATCATGCACGCGCTGGAGGCCATCGCCCTCAAAGAGAACTACAAACCGCCCACCAAAACCACCACCATGTACCGCTCATTCGCGCGCTCGATCGAACAGAACGGGCGCATCTACGAGTTCGGCTTCATGCTGGAATACTTCCTCAAGACCAACCCCTTCGCGGCGCTCAAGATGCTGCCCATGGCCTTCAGCCTGCTGACGCACAAGCGCATGCCGCTGCTGCCCAAGGCGGTCGAAGGCAGGCGCGAGCTCAACCGCATGTTCCAGAACATTAGCACGGGAGGTTACAGGTGA
- a CDS encoding CoB--CoM heterodisulfide reductase iron-sulfur subunit B family protein, protein MRYYAYYPGCSMEATGAPVEKAIKTIAKPLDIELVELKDWTCCGSSPFSGVDKVKAMAITARVLAQAEKTGLDLVTPCSSCYTILHEANELMKEDHKLAWQVHEALTTIGLNYNGTVKVRHIVEVIYNDVGLEALASRVKRPLTGLKVACYHGCQQVRPEYGYDDREYPDWLDQMAKAMGAEPVNFPLKAKCCGSSLVISETNMALDLIHRLLQNAADNGAQAFVSTTCPLCHTALDAYQPAVNSKFKTHFNLPVLALPQFIAVALGFDFKQSALDGNIVSPRKLLNPYFSGKIAAAAANQPAQQAAG, encoded by the coding sequence GTGAGATATTACGCTTATTACCCGGGCTGCTCCATGGAAGCCACCGGCGCCCCGGTGGAGAAGGCGATTAAAACTATCGCCAAACCGCTGGATATCGAGCTGGTTGAGCTCAAGGACTGGACCTGCTGCGGCTCCTCCCCATTCAGCGGCGTGGACAAGGTCAAGGCCATGGCCATCACGGCGCGCGTGCTGGCGCAGGCCGAGAAGACCGGTCTGGACCTGGTCACACCCTGCAGCTCCTGCTACACCATTCTGCACGAGGCCAACGAGCTGATGAAAGAGGACCACAAGCTGGCCTGGCAGGTGCACGAGGCGCTGACCACAATCGGGCTCAACTATAACGGCACGGTCAAAGTGCGCCACATCGTGGAAGTGATCTACAACGACGTCGGCCTGGAAGCCCTTGCTTCCAGGGTGAAGCGTCCCCTGACCGGGCTCAAGGTGGCCTGCTATCACGGCTGCCAGCAGGTGCGGCCCGAGTACGGCTACGACGACCGCGAGTACCCCGACTGGCTGGATCAAATGGCCAAAGCGATGGGGGCGGAGCCGGTCAATTTCCCGCTCAAGGCCAAATGCTGCGGCAGCTCGCTGGTCATCTCCGAGACCAACATGGCTCTGGACCTGATACACAGATTGCTGCAGAACGCCGCCGACAACGGCGCGCAGGCCTTCGTGTCGACCACCTGCCCGCTTTGCCATACCGCGCTGGACGCCTACCAGCCGGCGGTCAACAGCAAATTCAAGACGCATTTCAACCTGCCCGTGCTGGCGCTGCCTCAGTTCATCGCCGTGGCGCTGGGATTCGATTTCAAACAGTCCGCGCTGGACGGCAACATCGTCTCTCCGCGCAAGCTATTGAATCCCTACTTCAGCGGCAAGATAGCGGCGGCCGCGGCCAATCAGCCGGCGCAGCAAGCAGCCGGATGA
- a CDS encoding hydrogenase maturation protease: protein MKKLVLGIGNPILGDDGVGFHVVEALQSDPPPGDITFECVDASGFALLDYVVNYDRVVIVDAIMTVDGKPGTVYRLGLDNFRPSKHTISPHDTDLPTALHLGATMKLKLPEKIDIVAVEIPPVYEFSQDLSEKVAAAVPEAVKMVKELITH, encoded by the coding sequence ATGAAAAAGCTGGTACTGGGCATCGGCAATCCCATACTGGGCGACGACGGCGTGGGCTTCCACGTGGTCGAAGCCCTGCAGTCCGATCCTCCCCCCGGCGACATCACTTTCGAGTGCGTGGACGCCTCCGGATTCGCCCTGCTAGACTACGTGGTCAACTACGACCGCGTGGTGATCGTGGACGCCATTATGACCGTGGACGGCAAGCCAGGGACCGTATACCGCCTGGGACTGGACAACTTCAGGCCCAGCAAGCACACCATCTCCCCCCACGACACCGACCTGCCCACCGCCCTTCACCTGGGCGCCACCATGAAGCTCAAACTACCTGAAAAAATCGATATCGTAGCAGTAGAGATACCTCCGGTATACGAGTTCTCACAGGATCTGTCTGAAAAGGTAGCTGCGGCCGTGCCCGAAGCCGTAAAGATGGTGAAAGAACTCATCACGCATTAG
- the folD gene encoding bifunctional methylenetetrahydrofolate dehydrogenase/methenyltetrahydrofolate cyclohydrolase FolD gives MTAVLISGLEVSASIRSELKARAAALAARGIVPRLEVILVGDDPASVSYIRSKEKGSVEVGIKENTTHLPADTSQKKLIALLDKLNGDKKVDGILVQVPLPPHIDTEKVLYHISPDKDVDGFHPVNLGKLLRGEPCFLPCTPHGIQQMLMRGGFDPAGKHVVICGRSNLVGKPLAAILLQKKKGANATVTVVHTATEHMPSFTRQADILVAAMGKPGCITADMVKDGAIVIDVGVNRVPDSTREKGYRLVGDVDFEAVKEKAAAITPVPGGVGPMTVTMLLQNTIEAAELKRT, from the coding sequence ATGACAGCCGTGCTGATCAGCGGCCTGGAGGTCTCGGCCTCCATCCGCAGCGAACTCAAGGCACGCGCGGCCGCACTGGCCGCGCGCGGCATCGTGCCGCGCCTGGAGGTCATCCTGGTGGGCGACGACCCGGCCTCCGTTTCGTACATCAGGTCCAAGGAGAAGGGCTCGGTCGAGGTCGGCATCAAGGAGAACACCACCCACCTGCCGGCCGACACCTCCCAGAAGAAGCTGATCGCCCTGCTGGATAAGCTCAACGGCGATAAAAAAGTGGACGGAATACTGGTGCAGGTACCCCTGCCCCCGCACATCGATACGGAGAAGGTTCTCTACCATATATCCCCGGACAAGGACGTGGACGGGTTCCATCCGGTCAACCTGGGCAAGCTGCTGCGCGGCGAGCCCTGCTTCCTGCCCTGCACACCCCACGGCATCCAGCAGATGCTGATGCGCGGCGGATTCGATCCCGCGGGCAAACACGTGGTGATCTGCGGCCGCAGCAACCTGGTGGGAAAACCGCTGGCCGCCATCCTGCTGCAGAAAAAGAAGGGCGCCAATGCCACGGTCACCGTGGTACACACCGCCACCGAGCACATGCCCAGCTTCACCCGGCAGGCCGATATACTGGTGGCGGCCATGGGCAAACCCGGCTGCATCACGGCCGATATGGTCAAAGACGGCGCCATCGTGATCGACGTGGGCGTCAACAGGGTGCCCGACTCGACCAGAGAGAAGGGTTACCGCCTGGTGGGCGACGTAGATTTCGAGGCGGTCAAAGAAAAGGCGGCGGCCATCACGCCTGTCCCGGGCGGCGTGGGACCCATGACGGTGACCATGCTGCTGCAGAACACAATCGAGGCCGCCGAGCTTAAAAGGACTTAA
- a CDS encoding formate--tetrahydrofolate ligase, with protein sequence MPYDPLKMSDWQIAEAAEKNMPQPADWPARLDLKKEEIIPYGKVARLDYAGIMRRLEDRPDGKYIQVTGMTPTPLGEGKSTCTCGLLEGLGKRGYNVGGCIRQPSGGPTMNIKGTAAGGGNALLIPMTEFSMGLTGDINDITNAHNLAMVALTARMQHERNYDDRKLQTLSNMKRLDIDPTRIEMSWVMDFCAQSLRNIIIGIGGKMDGFTMQSKFQIAVSSELMALLAIVRDLGDLRHRMDRITVAYNKHGDPVTAGDLQVGGAMTALMRNTINPTLCCTAEYQPLMVHTGPFANIALGQSSIIADRLGLKLFDYHVTESGFAADIGFEKFCNVKCRLSDLKPNASVLVVTVRALKMHGGGPTVVPGIGIPEEYTREDLELLEKGLPNMLHHIKIIREAGVKPVVCINVFHTDTEAEIKMVKRAAEQAGARCAASRHWEFGGEGALELADVVKDACEDDNEFKFLYPPEMKIRDRVDKIAREVYGAAGVSWSPAAEAKAKMLENDPEFDDYATIMVKTHLSLSHDPALKGVPRGWILPIRDIIIYSGARFLCFFAGEVNMMPGTGSNPAFRRIDIDPLTGRVHGLF encoded by the coding sequence ATGCCGTACGATCCGTTGAAAATGAGCGACTGGCAGATCGCCGAGGCGGCGGAGAAGAACATGCCTCAGCCGGCTGACTGGCCCGCCAGGCTCGACCTGAAGAAGGAAGAGATCATACCCTACGGCAAGGTGGCCAGGCTGGACTACGCCGGAATTATGCGCCGGCTCGAGGACAGGCCGGACGGCAAATACATACAGGTGACGGGCATGACCCCCACCCCTCTGGGAGAGGGCAAAAGCACCTGCACCTGCGGACTGCTGGAGGGGCTGGGCAAACGCGGCTATAACGTGGGTGGCTGCATCAGGCAGCCCTCGGGCGGGCCTACCATGAACATCAAGGGCACCGCGGCAGGCGGCGGCAACGCCCTGCTCATACCCATGACCGAGTTCTCCATGGGACTGACCGGCGACATCAACGACATCACCAACGCGCACAACCTGGCCATGGTGGCGCTGACGGCGCGCATGCAGCATGAGCGCAACTACGACGACCGCAAGCTGCAGACCCTTTCCAATATGAAACGACTGGACATCGACCCCACGCGCATCGAGATGAGCTGGGTGATGGACTTCTGCGCGCAGAGCCTGCGCAATATCATCATCGGCATCGGCGGCAAGATGGACGGCTTCACCATGCAGTCCAAGTTCCAGATAGCCGTCAGCTCCGAGCTGATGGCCCTGCTGGCCATCGTGAGGGACCTGGGCGACCTGCGCCACCGCATGGACAGGATCACTGTGGCCTACAACAAGCACGGCGACCCCGTGACGGCCGGCGACCTGCAGGTGGGCGGCGCCATGACAGCCCTCATGCGCAATACCATCAATCCCACGCTATGCTGCACGGCCGAATACCAGCCGCTGATGGTGCACACCGGCCCCTTCGCCAATATCGCCCTGGGACAGTCCTCCATCATCGCCGACCGCCTGGGACTCAAGCTGTTCGACTACCACGTCACGGAGAGCGGCTTCGCCGCCGACATCGGATTCGAGAAGTTCTGCAACGTTAAATGCCGCCTGAGCGACCTCAAACCCAACGCCTCGGTGCTGGTGGTGACCGTGCGCGCGCTCAAAATGCACGGGGGCGGCCCCACGGTCGTGCCCGGCATCGGCATACCGGAGGAATACACGCGCGAGGACCTGGAGCTGCTGGAGAAGGGCCTGCCCAACATGCTGCACCATATCAAGATCATCAGGGAGGCCGGCGTTAAGCCGGTGGTCTGCATCAACGTCTTCCACACCGATACGGAGGCCGAGATCAAGATGGTCAAACGGGCGGCCGAGCAAGCCGGGGCGCGCTGCGCCGCATCCCGCCACTGGGAGTTCGGCGGCGAGGGCGCACTGGAGCTGGCCGACGTGGTCAAGGACGCCTGCGAAGACGACAATGAATTTAAATTCCTCTACCCGCCCGAGATGAAGATACGCGACCGCGTGGACAAGATTGCGCGCGAGGTCTACGGCGCGGCGGGCGTCTCCTGGTCGCCGGCAGCCGAGGCTAAAGCCAAAATGCTGGAGAACGACCCCGAGTTCGACGACTATGCCACCATCATGGTCAAGACCCACCTCAGCCTGAGCCACGACCCCGCCCTCAAGGGCGTGCCCAGGGGCTGGATCCTGCCCATACGCGATATCATCATCTACTCCGGCGCCAGGTTCCTCTGCTTCTTCGCCGGCGAGGTCAACATGATGCCCGGCACCGGCTCCAATCCGGCCTTCCGCCGCATCGATATCGATCCGCTCACAGGCAGGGTGCACGGACTGTTCTAA
- the queA gene encoding tRNA preQ1(34) S-adenosylmethionine ribosyltransferase-isomerase QueA, with amino-acid sequence MRLSDFEYDLPPSFIAQHPLDRRDQCRLMVIDRGSRSIEHRHFHEIGDYLNPGDTLVLNDSRVIPARLNGTIEGSGRRAEVLLLKRLEDGNWEALARPGRRLLPGSRVIVPAVKPGAPGELTVTILKTGEGGLRIVSLGGRDAPDGYGKMPLPPYIHARLEDDDDYQTVYSRYEGSAAAPTAGLHFTPELLDDLRRREVNTTFVTLHVGLDTFQPVRAEDPSRHHIHTEHGVVGRATAEMINDTHGLGKRVIAVGTTSVRLMEAASREGRTASFSGQVGLFILPGYRFQVTDAMVTNFHLPRSTLLMMVSAFAGREFILHCYEEAKKEGYRFYSFGDAMLIL; translated from the coding sequence ATGCGTCTATCCGATTTCGAATATGACCTGCCTCCTTCATTCATCGCCCAGCATCCGTTAGACCGGCGCGATCAATGCCGCTTGATGGTGATCGACCGCGGCAGCCGGAGCATCGAGCACCGCCATTTCCACGAGATTGGAGACTATTTAAATCCGGGCGACACGCTGGTTCTCAACGATTCCCGCGTGATACCGGCCCGCCTGAACGGCACGATCGAGGGCAGCGGGCGCAGGGCCGAGGTGCTGCTGCTCAAGCGGCTGGAGGACGGCAACTGGGAGGCGCTGGCCCGGCCGGGACGGCGGCTGCTTCCAGGCTCCAGGGTAATCGTGCCCGCAGTTAAACCGGGCGCCCCAGGGGAGCTCACAGTCACCATATTGAAGACAGGGGAGGGCGGGCTGCGCATCGTGAGCCTGGGAGGCAGGGACGCGCCGGACGGCTACGGGAAGATGCCGCTGCCGCCCTACATACACGCCCGGCTGGAGGACGATGACGACTACCAGACGGTGTACTCCAGATATGAGGGAAGCGCGGCGGCGCCCACCGCGGGGCTGCATTTCACGCCTGAATTGCTGGACGACCTCAGGCGCAGGGAGGTCAATACCACTTTCGTCACGCTGCACGTGGGACTGGATACCTTTCAGCCCGTGCGCGCAGAGGACCCGTCCAGGCACCACATTCACACCGAGCACGGGGTTGTCGGCCGGGCCACGGCTGAAATGATAAATGACACGCACGGCCTTGGAAAACGTGTGATAGCAGTGGGCACGACCTCGGTGCGGCTGATGGAGGCCGCTTCACGGGAAGGCCGGACGGCGTCTTTCAGCGGACAGGTTGGACTTTTCATACTGCCCGGCTACAGGTTTCAGGTCACGGACGCCATGGTCACCAACTTCCACCTGCCCAGGTCCACGCTGCTGATGATGGTGTCGGCCTTCGCCGGGCGCGAGTTCATACTGCACTGCTACGAGGAGGCCAAAAAAGAGGGCTACAGATTCTACAGCTTCGGCGACGCCATGCTCATCTTATAG